A single genomic interval of Clostridiaceae bacterium harbors:
- a CDS encoding sugar ABC transporter substrate-binding protein has product MKKFIKVFAVLLALVLMVTAFAACGSDKKSDTGSDSTKETEKTSETTTSEGKKKVIGISLFYRRDEYYKDLESSFIYEAEKAGYEVIIQDADADPAKQTQQLEDFVQKKVDAIALAAADPAGLVPAIEAAVAAGIPVITYDGPSESDKVITHVGFDFYQDGASVGEWVKKYINENLGGKAEVAIIDFPQSAIVCGLRAQGFRDVMETMEGVKIVAQQDGKASRTDSMSVMENILTAHPDVDVVFGINYDTCAGAAAAIEAAGRTDIIVTGGAWGEEPFTKLENNDPILKAFFVTSPAVQAADTIKALTEYWEGKEVPKDYMSESKVYDATNIKELDWKAIVARRKN; this is encoded by the coding sequence ATGAAGAAATTTATTAAGGTCTTTGCAGTTTTATTAGCACTGGTTCTTATGGTGACAGCATTTGCAGCATGCGGTTCAGACAAAAAGTCAGATACAGGTAGTGACAGTACTAAGGAAACAGAAAAGACATCTGAAACTACTACCAGTGAAGGAAAAAAGAAAGTTATAGGAATTTCCTTATTCTACAGAAGAGATGAGTATTATAAAGACCTCGAATCAAGCTTTATCTATGAAGCTGAAAAAGCAGGTTATGAGGTTATCATCCAGGACGCAGATGCTGACCCTGCTAAGCAAACACAGCAATTAGAAGACTTCGTACAAAAGAAGGTTGACGCTATTGCTTTAGCTGCCGCTGACCCAGCAGGTTTGGTTCCTGCAATTGAAGCAGCTGTAGCAGCTGGTATACCAGTTATAACTTATGATGGTCCCTCTGAAAGTGATAAAGTAATAACTCACGTAGGTTTTGACTTCTATCAGGATGGAGCATCAGTAGGTGAATGGGTAAAGAAATATATCAATGAGAATTTAGGCGGTAAAGCTGAAGTAGCTATAATCGACTTCCCTCAATCAGCTATCGTATGTGGATTAAGAGCACAAGGTTTCAGAGATGTAATGGAAACAATGGAAGGAGTAAAAATAGTTGCACAGCAGGATGGAAAAGCTTCAAGAACTGATTCAATGTCAGTTATGGAAAACATTCTGACAGCTCATCCTGATGTTGACGTAGTTTTCGGTATTAACTATGACACCTGTGCAGGTGCTGCAGCAGCAATTGAAGCAGCTGGAAGAACAGACATTATAGTTACAGGTGGAGCATGGGGTGAAGAGCCTTTCACAAAACTTGAAAATAATGACCCAATTCTCAAGGCATTCTTTGTTACTTCACCTGCTGTACAGGCTGCCGATACTATTAAGGCATTAACAGAGTACTGGGAAGGAAAAGAAGTACCCAAGGACTACATGTCCGAATCCAAGGTATACGATGCAACAAACATAAAAGAACTTGATTGGAAAGCAATTGTTGCAAGAAGGAAAAATTAA